The Prochlorococcus sp. MIT 1341 genomic interval ATTAATGTCTAATCCTAAAAGAGAAGCAGGTAAAAGCCCTACTGAACTAGTAATGCTAGTTCTTCCACCAACCCAATCTTGCAATTCAAATGTTGCCAACCAGTCTTCAGCTTTTGCAAGTTTATCTAACTTACTATCTGGCATAGTTATTGCGATAGCATGCTTTGTCCAGTTACAACCTTTCGATAGTACATATTCCCTTACAGCTTCCATTGTAATCTTAGGCTCCGGGGTAGAGCCTGATTTACTAACAACTACAAATAAGGTAGAGTCAATTTTTGCTTCGATTCTTGAAAGTACCCTACACATTCCTTCAGGATCAATATTGTCCAAAAAGTGAAAGTCTAATTTTTGTTTAGAATTTCCTAAAGCGTTAATAAGCAAAGAAGGACCAAGACTACTGCCACCTATTCCTATCCAAACAACATCCGAAAAGTTTTTATTATTAAAGGATTTAATTGTTCCTTCTAAAATCTTCTGAGAAAATTCCTTTATCGTACTTATCTGACCATTAATACTATTCTTGATTTCGTCATTTGGTGCTATTGAAGCATTCCTAAGCCAATAATGACCAACTTGCCGCTGTTCATCAATATTGGAGATAGAGCCATTTTCAAGACTATTCATTGAATCAAGTATCTTGGGAAAGTCTTCTTCGATGATTCCAAGTTTCCTATGATCTAAATGCATTCGACTTATATCTAGCCAAATTCCTAAATCGTCGTTAAACCAGTTTAATTGACAGTATCGTGTCCATTCTGAATTCGTTTCAGGATCATGGCTAGCGGAAAAGGCCATTAGAGTTAGTGAATTCCCAAGGAAGTTATGTTCCTAAACTTTAATGCATGACGGAGAGCTGTAGCAGAATAATAAAAGATATAATGGAATATTAAATTTCAGGAAAATAGCATGTTCTTCAGGGATGACAAAAAAAATACTGTCACCCTGGGCGGTTCTGCATAAAAATGTTAAACAAATTTCAGCCAGAGATTACGTAAATCCCCTTTTGTTTTATCAACTTTTGGTAATTGTTTAATTATAATATGATCTTGAAAGTTTTTGGAGCAATTAAGTTTTGTATACCTAATCGTACCTCTTCTACAATAAATAATTTCAACATCATCATGACATGTTAAATATTTTACGAAAGAATCTAAATCGGCTAGTCTAAATCCATCAAAGGAGATTAATTCATCATTTTCTATAAATCCAGAAGACATCGCTGGACTATCCTTTAAAATACTTTTAACAGTAAATTTACCGTGAAGTTCAGAAACTTTAAAACCTGAAAAACATTTACTTTCTTTTCTTCGTACAATCTGATAGCCGATTTCCAAGAGGAGATCTTCTAAAGGTAAGGTGTTAGGTGTGTTTAACCACATAACAGCGTTTTCAGCTAGTTTATTATCAATGGAGGAAATTAAACTAAAGACATCTGATGTTTTATACCCTTTAGCATTAATTGCAAAGTTATTCCACATGTACCTAAGAACAAACGATAAGCTGCTACCAAGTTTTCTTAGGGAGATGTCGAGACATAGACAGTATAAGGTCCCAACATTATAGTAACTTATTTGATAGTTTGAGCTTGAAGAATGAGATTTATATAATTTAACCCATGACTCCCTAGAACTATCTAAAAGTGAATGTTCAAACCTAGCAGGAGTATTGAAAAATCTTGTAATTTCATTAGTAAGATCATCAAGGAGATCGTTAACAGAAGATAATCCTGCAATATATGGCAATGTCAGATCAAAATAACTTGTTAAACCCTCAACAAACCAAAGGGTATCTGTTGTTACTGGTAACTGATAATTATATCTGTAGTAATCAGATGGTCTGAGGCGACGAATATTCCATTGGTGAAGGTATTCGTGACCAAAAAGCTGCAATAACTCTCTATAACCAGACTGTTTCACCAATCTTTCATTAGAGAAATGTAAAACACAACTATTGTCATGTTCTAAGCCCCCATAGCCCTTATCTAAAAAGAGAACTATAAAAATGTAAGCATCTTCAGATGGCGGGGGAGTTTTAAGAAGCCTACTTGTAGCCTCACAGATCAATTCAACATCTTGTACAAACGAATTAGGTAACGTTTCAGGGATTTTTCCTATTTGAATTATTTTGTGTTTGAAAGTTGAAACATTCAATTCATTCTGAAACAAGTCTCCAGCATGTACTGGAGCATCTATCAATTTGTCATAGTCACTTGCAATGTAAATATTTTCTTCAGCCTGTAAAGGAATTGCTGCTTTCCATTCAGGTGGAAGCATTAGTGAAAGTTTATGACCTTTATAACGAAAGTCTTTAATTAACAATACTAAAGCAGGTAAGCATAAAGAAGCAAATTCCTGATCTAAATAACAAGTTCTAACAGATAAGGTCCTTGCTTCGACTGTGTAATTAACATAAACTTTTTCTTCGGAGGTGACAATGAACTCCCAAGAGCTTGGTGAAGGGCGCTCAAATCTAAGAGTCTTGCCACATTGTTTTATGGATAAACAATGTAAAAACTGAACATGATCTCTTACTGTATAAGAACCGGGAGTCCAAATAGGCAAGGACATTATGACGTGGCCCTTCTCAGGGGTAAAACTAATCTCTACTTCTATTAACTGTGTATTAGGCTTACTCAAATCTAAGCTAATATCAACAAAATCCTGACAACTGTAATTTTCACTAAGATGCTCTGATGTACTCATACCCCTATCAAAAATAGATTCACAATAAATACTACATTCCTTCCAACAGAAGACACCAAAACCAAATATTATTTAACTAATAAAAGAGAATGAGCTTTTTATAATTAGCTATAAGATTTATATTTCTTAAATAATGTATCTCCTTAACCACCGATTGAGGCAAAGAGGATAATATTAAATTATCAACATAATCCTAGATTATCTTAGGCACAGTATGAACTCAATTATATATCCATCTGACTATGCTGGTTATCGATTTAATCCACCTCTAAGAATAGCAATCATGGCGTCAGGAAAAGGTAGTAATTTTGAAGCAATAGCAGAATCGATATATAAAAATGAACTTAACGCATGTATAAAAGCATTGATTGTTAACAATCCAAATTGTCCAGCAGTGGAAAAAGCATACTCACATAATGTTCCTATCATTACAATTGATCATAGAAATTACAATACCCGGGAGGAATTTGACGAAGAAATTATAAAGCATCTGAAAAATCTAGATATTGAACTAATAGTAATGGCAGGGTGGATGAGAGTCGTCACTAAAAGACTTATTGATGCTTTTAACAAAAGATTAATTAATATACACCCATCCCTTTTACCAAGCTTTAAAGGACTAAAGGCTGTCCAACAAGCATTAGATAACTCTGTAAAGATTAGTGGCTGCACAGTTCATTATGTGTCAAATGAAGTTGATTCGGGTGAAATTATAGGCCAGGCAGCAGTGACTGTTAATGAGAATGACAATCATGATTCATTAACAGCTAAAATCCAAACTCAAGAGCACATTCTTCTTCCATATTCAATTTCATTGGCAGGTAGAAATCTTAGAAGCAAATAGTTCTATGGATAAAAAGTAGTATTTGGAAGACCCATATTTGCCGGTAGTCCGTCCATAATATTCAAGCATTGCACCCCCTGTCCAGCCTGACCTTTAACGAGGTTATCAACGACACACATAAGTATTAAACGGCTTGTACGTGGTTCAACCTGGACTGATAAAAATGCTTTGTTTGTATTTTTCACCCACTTTGTAGCTGGATATGTACCAACAGGTAGCACATTGATAGTTTTATGATCACGATAGATAGCTTCTAAAACAGTTGTACAGTCTTCAGCTGTTAAACCAGGATCTCTCAACCTTCCATAAACTGTTGCCAACAAGCCTCTGACCATAGGAACCAAGTGTGGTGTGAATTGAACTTGAATTGTATGACCAGCAATCTCACTTGCTAATTGTTCTATTTCGGATGTGTGTCTATGCCCTACAACGCCGTAGGGTGAAATTGACTCTGAAGCTTCGGCTAGTAAAAAGGTTTCCTTTGGGGCCCTTCCACCACCGGAAGTGCCAGTTTTTGCATCAATAATGATTCCTTCCTCTTCAATCAATCCCTGTTTTAAAAAAGGGAGTAAAGGCAATAAACTTGCAGTAGGAAAACAGCCTGGTGCTGCAACAAGATTTGCATGTGATATTTCCTCTTCCTTCCATTCAGCTAAGCCATAAACAGCCTCTTTACAAAGAACAGGATCATTACGGTGCAGCCTCGAAGATTCATGAGCATAAACTTGTGACCATTGTTCTAGAGATCGGTAACGGAAATCTGCAGATAGATCAACAACCCGTATTTTGTGTTCAAGAAGTTTTGGCACAAGTTGTGAGGATTCTCCGTTCGGAAGACTTAAAACTGCATAATCCGCAGCTTCAGCAATCTTTTGGGGATTAGGGTCTTGAATTGTTAAATGTTCATCCAAAGGCAGAAATGGAAAAAATTGATTCCAAGATTTTCCAGAACTACGCTTTCCACCCAAAAAACTTACCCTAAACTTTGGATGATCCTGCAATAATCTTATTGTCTGGAGCCCTCCATATCCGGATGCCCCAATTACCGCTACTCGCTTCTGTGCTTTCATATTTGATCCGGTTGCGGGTATAAGAGGTTTCTTATCCATAAGTGTTTTTATTACCAGTCAATCGTACTTGCAACGATAATGATTGAAGAAAATCCCGCATCAACAAGCCTGAACAATACTAAGCCTAGTCATCGAAGCGGAGAAATCCAATTTGACCCAATTTCTGATGGCTTAGCGGCCATTCGAAATGGCGAGTCTGTTGTTGTTGTAGATGATGAAAGAAGAGAAAATGAAGGTGATTTGATATGTGCAGCTCAGTTTGCCACTCCCGAACAGATAAATTTTATGGCAACTCAAGCGAGAGGCCTAATCTGTCTTTCAATGGAAGGGGAACGTCTTGATGCTCTAGACCTACCTCTTATGGTTGATAGGAATACAGACGCAAATGAAACAGCATTTACAGTAAGCATCGATGCAGGCCCAGAGAATGGAGTATCTACTGGAATATCTGCAGAAGATAGAGCTCGAACAATTCAAGTCGCTATCAACCCGGCAACGAATCCGAGAGATCTTAGAAGACCTGGGCATGTATTTCCATTAAAGGCACGTAAAGGTGGAGTATTAAAAAGGGCAGGGCATACAGAGGCCGCTGTGGATCTATCCCAAATGGCCGGTTTAGTTCCCGCGGGAGTTATCTGTGAAATACAGAATCAAGATGGTTCTATGGCAAGGCTCCCAGAACTTTATGATTACTCAAAAAAATGGGGATTAAAATTAATTAGTATTGCTGATTTAATAAGGTATAGGTTAGAAAATGAAAGATTTGTGATTAGAAAAGCTAATGCTACATTACCAACATTGTTCGGTGGATTTCAAGCCATAGGTTACAAAAACAATCTTGATGGATCTGAACATGTTGCTTTAGTAAAAGGCAACCCAAGAAAATTAAAAGAACCAGTTCTTGTACGAATGCATTCTGAATGCCTAACTGGAGATGCATTTGGTTCATTACGATGCGATTGCAGACCTCAGTTAGAAGCTGCACTAGCAAGAATTGAACAAGAGGGTGAAGGTGTAGTTGTATACCTAAGGCAGGAAGGTAGAGGTATAGGTCTATTAAATAAGCTCAAAGCATATAGTCTTCAGGATGGTGGGCTAGACACAGTAGAGGCAAATGAGAGGTTAGGCTTTCCAGCTGACTTAAGAAACTATGGTGTAGGTGCCCAGATACTTACTGATTTAGGTATTCACAGATTAAAGTTATTAACAAATAATCCAAGAAAAATTGCTGGATTAGGAGGTTATGGATTACAAGTGGAAAAAAGAATTCCTCTTGTAATTTGCCCTGGGGATCATAACAAAGCTTATCTTGCCGTGAAAAGAGACAAGTTAGGTCACCTTATAGATAGTAACCAACAAGACAGAGTCGAAGAAGTTAATTATATTTATCTTGCATGGGATCTACTAAATGAACAGGAAAATATCATGTTATTTAGGTCAAAAGCTGAATCAAAATCTTTAAATCAGAACATCAACCTGATTACAGAGCATTCATCTAGGCTAGAAGCAATCCTTGAGAACCCTACCTTTCTATGGAGAGTCAAATGTAACCAAAGAAAGGCAACTGAGGATGATTCATGCGTGATAAGTACTATGAAGATTATAAATTTCCTTGCAGACATTAAGGAAACAAATCGTATATCGCTTTTCCTTACAGATAATATAGATCAGGTTCTACACCCTTCTGTAAGTCTAGGGGGAAAAGCACTTAAGCTAAATACTATAAATAAAAGCAATGTGATTAACTTGTCACGAGAAATTGAATCAAAATCAAGGCCATTATTGATTAAGTGGGATAAAAATTAAATTCAAGGTATTATTCAACTGTATTCTAACTTCTAACAGATGTCTTAATGATTCTAGTTCCATTCTTTAAAGAAAGAACAACTTCTAAATCCTTAGTTTCACCAAATACTGTATGTACTCCGTCAAGGTGTGGCTGTGATTGATGTACTAAAAAGAATTGACTTCCACCAGTATTCTTACCTGCATGAGCCATTGAAAGCGAGCCAGGTTGATGCTTGTGTGAGTTAATCTCGCAATCAATTGTATATCCAGGTCCACCAGTCCCTGGGGTGCCTTTTGCGCCGACCCTAGTATTTGGACAGCCTCCTTGTGCCATAAAACCATCAATTACACGATGGAAAGCTAAGCCATTGTAAAAACCTTCATTCACTAACTTAAGAAAATTAGCTACTGTTTTTGGAGCATCAGACTCAAACAAGTCTAATTCAATTACGCCAGCGTCCGTTTCCATAATAACAGTTGTCACGTTTGAAAAAAGGCAGATTTATTTCACATTATATTCTATAAGGAATAAAATGTGAAATAGAACTAAATATTTGCTTAATATGACAGTTGCATAAATAAGCTTATTGAGAAAAGGATTTTAATTTAGCTGAGGTAGTCCTAATGCAGCCAAGGTTTGTCGTAAGTTATTAGCATTTAATTTCAGCAAATTCCTACACTCCTCTACGGATAATTTTGAGGTGTGTACTAGTAAAGAGAGCTTTACAGAACCATCACATCTTTCCAACAATTGAAATGCATCTGCCCTCTCAAGTTGAACTAATTCTTTTAGTATTCTCAATGAACGATCAAGCAATTTAGTATTACTAATACTTAAATCAATCATTCTATTACCATAAACCTTGCCAAGCCTAATCATAACAGAGGTTGAAATAATATTCAGTGCCATTTTGGTTGCTGTTGCTGCCTTAAGCCTTGTTGAACCTGCTAACAACTCAGGTCCGGTAACTAAACGTATATCAACATCGCAAGGAATAAAAACAACATCCTTTGGTACACATGATATGGCAATTGTTAATGCTGAGATCTCCTTTCCAAAAGATAAAGCCCCATGAACATAGGGAGTTGTTCCACCGGCCATTATGCCAATCAACGAATCTTTCTTAGAAAAACCGCGGGTTTGTAAATCAATTTGGCCAGCATTCAAATCATCTTCAATTCTTTCTGCACTAGAAAACAAGGCGTCATATCCTCCTGCTATAACACCTTGTACAAGTTCTGGAGGAGTACAAAAGGTTGGAGGACATTCAGCTGCATCTAAAACACCTAACCTTCCTGATGTTCCAGCTCCAATATAAAAAATTTTGCCGCCTTTACTTATTCTGGGAATAATTTTATCAATGGCCTCTGAGATTTCGAATGATGCTCCTTTCACCGCAATTTGTGGTTTTTTATCCTCCTCAGAAAAGAGGTTTACCAACTGGTTAGTAGAAAGCTGATCAATTCCACTACTTAATATATTAGTTTGTTCAGTTGGCAGGTAACCCCTATCAGTCAATGAGTCGTTAATATTAAAAGAAAGTCTTTTCTTGCTACGAGCCATACTATAAAAGACCTTCTAAACGTTGACGGATTGAATCAAGATTAGATTCATTCTCAGATTCGCCATTATTACTAACTTTCTCTTGCCAATTAACAACATCCTTATTCTTAATAGGAGGGGATAATAATAATCTTTCTTCTTCAGTTTTTGGTACAAAGCCAGTTTCTACAAAACGAGTTTCGTATCCTGCTTTTACGCAAAAGGCCTCTATTTCTTCTCGGTCAATTTCCTCAACAGTAGGGGTTGGAAAATCTTGCGCAGCTAAAAGGCCACTGTATCTTTCAGCATCCTCAGGATTCTCAAACATCAACACGATAACTTGACCTGAAAGTTCTAAAGAATGAATGCCCTCACTTTCTTTGCCTGAATCGTAAAGCAAAACATGTACACGCATTGACTTGTTGAAGGGTTTAGTAATTCTGTCATCAATCAGGAGATATTTTTTAAAATAGCTCCGGATCAACAGAAAGTTCCTGCAATCTTTCATAAAGAGCTCTTTCAGAGTCTCCTAATTCAGAAGGAATTACAACAACTATTTCAACAAGTTGATCTCCCTTAAGCCCATCCATTTCAAGCCCTCGTCCACGAAGACGTAATAGACGTCCACTTGAAGAGCCTGGGGGGACCTGAAGTGTTACTTGACCGTGAATCGTCGGCACCTCTGCTGCACATCCCAATACAGCGTCAGCAGGCAAAAGTTCTAAACGATAAAGAATTCTCAACCCATCAACACGAAGCCCTTCATCGGTCTGGATTCGAAGTTGTAAGAAATGATCACGACCACCAGGTGCAACTCCGGCGAGTCTCAATCTCCATCCATCACCAGCCATAGGGGGTGTATCTACTTCTATCAAGGTTCCTTCGTCTAATTCGATTTGAACTGTTGTGCCATGAAGTCCTTGTTCAGGAGAAAGAGAGACTAAAGTTTCTAAGTCTTGGAAAGCCTGGACTGGTGGCGGTGGAGGTGAAGCTTTAGCAGGCCAATCCCGAACATTTGAGACGTCGTCTTCTTGTTTAAAATCTTCTTCTTCTTCAATTATTTGGTATTCTTTATCTAAAGGGAATTGCTCTTCGGAGCCTAAAACTAATGATAAGTATTCCTCAAAAGTAGGGAATCCTTCAGTAAATGGACTCTCATTTTCTTCT includes:
- a CDS encoding PDZ domain-containing protein; the protein is MSTSEHLSENYSCQDFVDISLDLSKPNTQLIEVEISFTPEKGHVIMSLPIWTPGSYTVRDHVQFLHCLSIKQCGKTLRFERPSPSSWEFIVTSEEKVYVNYTVEARTLSVRTCYLDQEFASLCLPALVLLIKDFRYKGHKLSLMLPPEWKAAIPLQAEENIYIASDYDKLIDAPVHAGDLFQNELNVSTFKHKIIQIGKIPETLPNSFVQDVELICEATSRLLKTPPPSEDAYIFIVLFLDKGYGGLEHDNSCVLHFSNERLVKQSGYRELLQLFGHEYLHQWNIRRLRPSDYYRYNYQLPVTTDTLWFVEGLTSYFDLTLPYIAGLSSVNDLLDDLTNEITRFFNTPARFEHSLLDSSRESWVKLYKSHSSSSNYQISYYNVGTLYCLCLDISLRKLGSSLSFVLRYMWNNFAINAKGYKTSDVFSLISSIDNKLAENAVMWLNTPNTLPLEDLLLEIGYQIVRRKESKCFSGFKVSELHGKFTVKSILKDSPAMSSGFIENDELISFDGFRLADLDSFVKYLTCHDDVEIIYCRRGTIRYTKLNCSKNFQDHIIIKQLPKVDKTKGDLRNLWLKFV
- the purN gene encoding phosphoribosylglycinamide formyltransferase; this encodes MNSIIYPSDYAGYRFNPPLRIAIMASGKGSNFEAIAESIYKNELNACIKALIVNNPNCPAVEKAYSHNVPIITIDHRNYNTREEFDEEIIKHLKNLDIELIVMAGWMRVVTKRLIDAFNKRLINIHPSLLPSFKGLKAVQQALDNSVKISGCTVHYVSNEVDSGEIIGQAAVTVNENDNHDSLTAKIQTQEHILLPYSISLAGRNLRSK
- the argC gene encoding N-acetyl-gamma-glutamyl-phosphate reductase, whose product is MDKKPLIPATGSNMKAQKRVAVIGASGYGGLQTIRLLQDHPKFRVSFLGGKRSSGKSWNQFFPFLPLDEHLTIQDPNPQKIAEAADYAVLSLPNGESSQLVPKLLEHKIRVVDLSADFRYRSLEQWSQVYAHESSRLHRNDPVLCKEAVYGLAEWKEEEISHANLVAAPGCFPTASLLPLLPFLKQGLIEEEGIIIDAKTGTSGGGRAPKETFLLAEASESISPYGVVGHRHTSEIEQLASEIAGHTIQVQFTPHLVPMVRGLLATVYGRLRDPGLTAEDCTTVLEAIYRDHKTINVLPVGTYPATKWVKNTNKAFLSVQVEPRTSRLILMCVVDNLVKGQAGQGVQCLNIMDGLPANMGLPNTTFYP
- the ribBA gene encoding bifunctional 3,4-dihydroxy-2-butanone-4-phosphate synthase/GTP cyclohydrolase II; translated protein: MIEENPASTSLNNTKPSHRSGEIQFDPISDGLAAIRNGESVVVVDDERRENEGDLICAAQFATPEQINFMATQARGLICLSMEGERLDALDLPLMVDRNTDANETAFTVSIDAGPENGVSTGISAEDRARTIQVAINPATNPRDLRRPGHVFPLKARKGGVLKRAGHTEAAVDLSQMAGLVPAGVICEIQNQDGSMARLPELYDYSKKWGLKLISIADLIRYRLENERFVIRKANATLPTLFGGFQAIGYKNNLDGSEHVALVKGNPRKLKEPVLVRMHSECLTGDAFGSLRCDCRPQLEAALARIEQEGEGVVVYLRQEGRGIGLLNKLKAYSLQDGGLDTVEANERLGFPADLRNYGVGAQILTDLGIHRLKLLTNNPRKIAGLGGYGLQVEKRIPLVICPGDHNKAYLAVKRDKLGHLIDSNQQDRVEEVNYIYLAWDLLNEQENIMLFRSKAESKSLNQNINLITEHSSRLEAILENPTFLWRVKCNQRKATEDDSCVISTMKIINFLADIKETNRISLFLTDNIDQVLHPSVSLGGKALKLNTINKSNVINLSREIESKSRPLLIKWDKN
- a CDS encoding peptidylprolyl isomerase; its protein translation is METDAGVIELDLFESDAPKTVANFLKLVNEGFYNGLAFHRVIDGFMAQGGCPNTRVGAKGTPGTGGPGYTIDCEINSHKHQPGSLSMAHAGKNTGGSQFFLVHQSQPHLDGVHTVFGETKDLEVVLSLKNGTRIIKTSVRS
- the murQ gene encoding N-acetylmuramic acid 6-phosphate etherase, with protein sequence MARSKKRLSFNINDSLTDRGYLPTEQTNILSSGIDQLSTNQLVNLFSEEDKKPQIAVKGASFEISEAIDKIIPRISKGGKIFYIGAGTSGRLGVLDAAECPPTFCTPPELVQGVIAGGYDALFSSAERIEDDLNAGQIDLQTRGFSKKDSLIGIMAGGTTPYVHGALSFGKEISALTIAISCVPKDVVFIPCDVDIRLVTGPELLAGSTRLKAATATKMALNIISTSVMIRLGKVYGNRMIDLSISNTKLLDRSLRILKELVQLERADAFQLLERCDGSVKLSLLVHTSKLSVEECRNLLKLNANNLRQTLAALGLPQLN
- a CDS encoding DUF3110 domain-containing protein; this translates as MRVHVLLYDSGKESEGIHSLELSGQVIVLMFENPEDAERYSGLLAAQDFPTPTVEEIDREEIEAFCVKAGYETRFVETGFVPKTEEERLLLSPPIKNKDVVNWQEKVSNNGESENESNLDSIRQRLEGLL
- a CDS encoding DnaJ domain-containing protein; translation: MTSTANPDYWALLGLSPDSDQKELKLAFRREARKWHPDLNGNDRNAEERFKLVNEAYAVLSDPRKRKAWEGSNKTREENESPFTEGFPTFEEYLSLVLGSEEQFPLDKEYQIIEEEEDFKQEDDVSNVRDWPAKASPPPPPVQAFQDLETLVSLSPEQGLHGTTVQIELDEGTLIEVDTPPMAGDGWRLRLAGVAPGGRDHFLQLRIQTDEGLRVDGLRILYRLELLPADAVLGCAAEVPTIHGQVTLQVPPGSSSGRLLRLRGRGLEMDGLKGDQLVEIVVVIPSELGDSERALYERLQELSVDPELF